From the genome of Flavobacterium ovatum, one region includes:
- a CDS encoding T9SS type A sorting domain-containing protein yields MKKNIFYTKKKMPVNWGSCFCCLTTALLGFLGNKAFTKKLIFYATMLLMTFSMPYSYGQLVGSSAVKANFGIDADVYSDLLQFSNIANPPIGLGSAVATDDWFQTSYPGPGFGVIDQSPLTPAEAVPNTAFTRRLSITTPSVPFPFPLVPSGTGANAGAYLWLDAVYGRDTYTKGGGAEKSYFSSGSDKNAANPSTWSIGTAGSVPAKDDIIDVYAHLRGEGPKDPTMLDPRPFTTLYAYAAASLVVTNGNKHIDFEFFRTALETPADLAVPGKTGPDGGRTAFTFNPDGTVDVPGTIIISIDYTNGGNVPQVRIRVWMDEAIFNTYDNTNVNRPFTIDKNVAFEKGSGSGTFGYAAIVENVGDTNIWGRVNINASTQAPPWGTFEGSGPSAVADYQPLQFVEIGINLTAFGLDKRGEQSPCSNILGSLLVKTRSSGGGPNEGAFGSELKDFAGPFLFGNTGTPPEIKVANKEACGSGNPTTAEVNLTMGTSVTGGGGAIQYFLNADYTGQIMTPTTYAAPLGTTTIYVRSEKLSNPGCYGFNSFTVTVNAPPNAPTLGKVDPTCTVATGCVTVTSSTAGLTFSIDDGAYVTYPANGWCGLASGSHSVKAKNADGCISGPTQIVIPVQPPTPSAPTLGKVDPTCTVATGCVTVTSSTAGLTFSIDDGAYVTYPANGWCGLASGSHSVKAKNADGCISGPTQIVIPVQPPTPSAPTLGKVDPTCTVATGCVTVTSSTAGLTFSIDDGAYVTYPANGWCGLASGSHSVKAKNADGCISGPTQIVIPVQPPTPSAPTLGKVDPTCTVATGCVTVTSSTAGLTFSIDDGAYVTYPANGWCGLVSGSHSVKAKNADGCISGPTQIVIPVQPPTPSAPTLGKVDPTCTVATGCVTVTSSTAGLTFSIDDGAYVTYPANGWCGLASGSHSVKAKNADGCISGPTQIVIPVQPPTPSAPTLGKVDPTCTVATGCVTVTSSTAGLTFSIDDGAYVTYPANGWCGLASGSHSVKAKNADGCISGPTQIVIPVQPPTPSAPTLGKVDPTCTVATGCVTVTSSTAGLTFSIDDGAYVTYPANGWCGLASGSHSVKAKNADGCISGPTQIVIPVQPPTPSAPTLGKVDPTCTVATGCVTVTSSTAGLTFSIDDGAYVTYPANGWCGLASGSHSVKAKNADGCISGPTQIVIPVQPPTPSAPTLGKVDPTCTVATGCVTVTSSTAGLTFSIDDGAYVTYPANGWCGLASGSHSVKAKNADGCISGPTQIVIPVQPPTPSAPTLGKVDPTCTVATGCVTVTSSTAGLTFSIDDGAYVTYPANGWCGLASGSHSVKAKNAAGCISGPTQIVIPVQPPTPSAPTLGKVDPTCTVATGCVTVTSSTAGLTFSIDDGAYVTYPANGWCGLASGSHSVKAKNADGCISGPTQIVIPVQPPTPSAPILGKVDPTCTVATGCVTVTSSTAGLTFSIDDGAYVTYPANGWCGLASSSHSVKAKNADGCISGPTQIVIPVQPPTPSAPTLGKVDPTCTVATGCVTVTSSTAGLTFSIDDGAYVTYPANGWCGLASGSHSVKAKNADGCISGPTQIVIPVQPPTPSAPTLGKVDPTCTVATGCVTVTSSTAGLTFSIDDGAYVTYPANGWCGLASGSHSVKAKNADGCISGPTQIVIPVQPPTPSAPTLGKVDPTCTVATGCVTVTSSTAGLTFSIDDGAYVTYPANGWCGLASGSHSVKAKNAAGCISGPTQIVIPVQPPTPILNVTNPVAVCSPLTVDLTVPAVTAGSTLYGASLTYWTNVEATNALSNPNMVDASGMYYIKATTTAGCFDIKPVVVTIEICAKALCTYTQGYYGNAGGTSCAEGISYSTKGLIAKALASYENGTMYIGIKDVRHVSIMNNDTDINALISVMPGGGGSSILPSNPNSGLFSISSLPNSMLKKGRINNTLLAQTIALGLNIGINGALGNFVLQDGILAVAVPDGGCGTDTAKARTCNPDGTVNNEYKYYTIPGAVVTALGANPTVQGVFNLANQALGGGSTNGLSLSQIAGMADLINNAFDECRIPVGYGIAPLVCPVLVTTTDLAAKTADVASFTAYPVPFKDQLTIKYDFDYVSDVKIEVFNAQSELVFSTVDAKSYLNKEVTITVGTNSEQEQVYIVKLTTDRGSSIKKIMSSN; encoded by the coding sequence ATGAAAAAAAATATTTTTTACACGAAAAAAAAGATGCCAGTGAATTGGGGCAGCTGTTTCTGTTGCTTGACAACGGCTTTATTGGGTTTTTTGGGGAACAAAGCGTTTACTAAAAAACTCATTTTTTATGCAACCATGTTGCTGATGACTTTTTCTATGCCATACAGTTATGGGCAATTGGTAGGAAGTTCTGCTGTTAAAGCAAACTTTGGTATAGATGCAGATGTCTATTCAGACCTTTTGCAGTTTAGTAATATTGCAAATCCTCCAATTGGCCTTGGTAGCGCAGTAGCTACTGATGACTGGTTTCAAACCAGTTATCCAGGGCCAGGTTTTGGAGTGATTGATCAAAGTCCGTTAACTCCTGCTGAAGCCGTTCCTAATACGGCTTTTACAAGAAGATTATCAATAACCACCCCTTCTGTTCCTTTTCCTTTTCCTCTTGTGCCAAGTGGAACTGGTGCCAATGCAGGAGCTTATTTGTGGTTAGATGCTGTTTACGGTAGAGATACCTATACAAAAGGTGGTGGCGCTGAAAAATCTTACTTTTCAAGTGGGTCAGATAAAAACGCCGCTAATCCATCAACTTGGAGTATTGGAACTGCTGGAAGTGTACCAGCAAAAGATGATATTATTGATGTCTATGCGCATTTGAGAGGGGAAGGACCTAAAGATCCTACAATGCTAGATCCAAGACCTTTTACAACACTTTATGCGTATGCTGCTGCTTCTTTAGTGGTTACCAATGGGAACAAACATATCGATTTTGAATTCTTCCGTACGGCATTAGAAACACCCGCAGACTTGGCTGTTCCTGGAAAAACAGGACCAGATGGCGGACGTACGGCATTTACTTTTAATCCTGATGGAACGGTTGATGTTCCGGGTACTATAATTATTTCTATAGATTATACAAATGGAGGTAATGTACCACAGGTAAGAATCAGAGTATGGATGGATGAAGCCATTTTTAATACTTACGATAATACAAATGTGAATCGTCCTTTTACTATTGATAAAAATGTAGCATTTGAAAAAGGATCTGGTTCAGGTACCTTTGGTTATGCTGCGATTGTGGAAAATGTAGGAGATACTAATATTTGGGGTAGAGTCAATATAAATGCTAGTACCCAGGCACCACCTTGGGGAACCTTTGAAGGTTCAGGACCAAGTGCTGTAGCTGACTATCAACCACTACAATTTGTTGAAATAGGTATCAATTTGACTGCTTTCGGATTGGATAAAAGAGGTGAACAGTCACCATGTTCCAATATACTAGGAAGTTTATTGGTTAAAACCCGTTCTAGTGGTGGTGGTCCTAATGAAGGAGCTTTTGGTAGTGAGCTGAAAGATTTTGCAGGGCCATTCTTATTTGGGAATACTGGAACTCCTCCAGAAATAAAAGTTGCGAATAAAGAAGCTTGCGGATCTGGTAATCCGACTACAGCGGAAGTTAACTTGACCATGGGTACATCAGTTACAGGTGGAGGTGGTGCAATACAGTATTTCTTAAATGCTGATTACACAGGGCAAATTATGACGCCAACAACTTACGCTGCACCTCTTGGTACAACCACTATTTACGTTCGTAGTGAAAAATTGAGTAATCCTGGTTGTTATGGATTTAATTCATTTACGGTTACGGTGAATGCTCCACCAAATGCGCCAACATTGGGTAAAGTAGACCCAACATGTACCGTTGCTACAGGTTGTGTAACCGTAACATCATCAACTGCAGGTTTGACCTTTAGTATCGATGATGGAGCATATGTTACCTATCCTGCTAATGGCTGGTGTGGTTTGGCTTCTGGTTCACATAGTGTAAAAGCTAAGAATGCAGACGGATGTATTTCTGGTCCTACACAAATTGTAATACCAGTTCAGCCTCCAACACCTTCGGCACCAACATTGGGTAAAGTAGACCCAACATGTACCGTTGCTACAGGTTGTGTAACCGTAACATCATCAACTGCAGGTTTGACCTTTAGTATTGATGATGGAGCATATGTTACCTATCCTGCTAATGGCTGGTGTGGTTTGGCTTCTGGTTCACATAGTGTAAAAGCTAAGAATGCAGACGGATGTATTTCTGGTCCTACACAAATTGTAATACCAGTTCAACCTCCAACACCTTCGGCACCAACATTGGGTAAAGTAGACCCAACATGTACCGTTGCTACAGGTTGTGTAACCGTAACATCATCAACTGCAGGTTTGACCTTTAGTATCGATGATGGAGCATATGTTACCTATCCTGCTAATGGCTGGTGTGGTTTGGCTTCTGGTTCACATAGTGTAAAAGCTAAGAATGCAGACGGATGTATTTCTGGTCCTACACAAATTGTAATACCAGTTCAGCCTCCAACACCTTCGGCACCAACATTGGGTAAAGTAGACCCAACATGTACCGTTGCTACAGGTTGTGTAACCGTAACATCATCAACTGCAGGTTTGACCTTTAGTATTGATGATGGAGCATATGTTACCTATCCTGCTAATGGCTGGTGTGGTTTGGTTTCTGGTTCACATAGTGTAAAAGCTAAGAATGCAGACGGATGTATTTCTGGTCCTACACAAATTGTAATACCAGTTCAACCTCCAACACCTTCGGCACCAACATTGGGTAAAGTAGATCCAACATGTACCGTTGCTACAGGTTGTGTAACCGTAACATCATCAACTGCAGGTTTGACCTTTAGTATCGATGATGGAGCATATGTTACCTATCCTGCTAATGGCTGGTGTGGTTTGGCTTCTGGTTCACATAGTGTAAAAGCTAAGAATGCAGACGGATGTATTTCTGGTCCTACACAAATTGTAATACCAGTTCAACCTCCAACACCTTCGGCACCAACATTGGGTAAAGTAGACCCAACATGTACCGTTGCTACAGGTTGTGTAACCGTAACATCATCAACTGCAGGTTTGACCTTTAGTATCGATGATGGAGCATATGTTACCTATCCTGCTAATGGCTGGTGTGGTTTGGCTTCTGGTTCACATAGTGTAAAAGCTAAGAATGCAGACGGATGTATTTCTGGTCCTACACAAATTGTAATACCAGTTCAGCCTCCAACACCTTCGGCACCAACATTGGGTAAAGTAGACCCAACATGTACCGTTGCTACAGGTTGTGTAACCGTAACATCATCAACTGCAGGTTTGACCTTTAGTATTGATGATGGAGCATATGTTACCTATCCTGCTAATGGCTGGTGTGGTTTGGCTTCTGGTTCACATAGTGTAAAAGCTAAGAATGCAGACGGATGTATTTCTGGTCCTACACAAATTGTAATACCAGTTCAACCTCCAACACCTTCGGCACCAACATTGGGTAAAGTAGACCCAACATGTACCGTTGCTACAGGTTGTGTAACCGTAACATCATCAACTGCAGGTTTGACCTTTAGTATCGATGATGGAGCATATGTTACCTATCCTGCTAATGGCTGGTGTGGTTTGGCTTCTGGTTCACATAGTGTAAAAGCTAAGAATGCAGACGGATGTATTTCTGGTCCTACACAAATTGTAATACCAGTTCAGCCTCCAACACCTTCGGCACCAACATTGGGTAAAGTAGACCCAACATGTACCGTTGCTACAGGTTGTGTAACCGTAACATCATCAACTGCAGGTTTGACCTTTAGTATTGATGATGGAGCATATGTTACCTATCCTGCTAATGGCTGGTGTGGTTTGGCTTCTGGTTCACATAGTGTAAAAGCTAAGAATGCAGACGGATGTATTTCTGGTCCTACACAAATTGTAATACCAGTTCAGCCTCCAACACCTTCGGCACCAACATTGGGTAAAGTAGACCCAACATGTACCGTTGCTACAGGTTGTGTAACCGTAACATCATCAACTGCAGGTTTGACCTTTAGTATTGATGATGGAGCATATGTTACCTATCCTGCTAATGGCTGGTGTGGTTTGGCTTCTGGTTCACATAGTGTAAAAGCTAAGAATGCAGCTGGTTGTATTTCTGGTCCTACACAAATTGTAATACCGGTTCAACCTCCAACACCTTCGGCACCAACATTGGGTAAAGTAGATCCAACATGTACCGTTGCTACAGGTTGTGTAACCGTAACATCATCAACTGCAGGTTTGACCTTTAGTATCGATGATGGAGCATATGTTACCTATCCTGCTAATGGCTGGTGTGGTTTGGCTTCTGGTTCACATAGTGTAAAAGCTAAGAATGCAGACGGATGTATTTCTGGTCCTACACAAATTGTAATACCAGTTCAGCCTCCAACACCTTCGGCACCAATATTGGGTAAAGTAGATCCAACATGTACCGTTGCTACAGGTTGTGTAACCGTAACATCATCAACTGCAGGTTTGACCTTTAGTATTGATGATGGAGCATATGTTACCTATCCTGCTAATGGCTGGTGTGGTTTGGCTTCTAGTTCACATAGTGTAAAAGCTAAGAATGCAGACGGATGTATTTCTGGTCCTACACAAATTGTAATACCAGTTCAGCCTCCAACACCTTCGGCACCAACATTGGGTAAAGTAGACCCAACATGTACCGTTGCTACAGGTTGTGTAACCGTAACATCATCAACTGCAGGTTTGACCTTTAGTATTGATGATGGAGCATATGTTACCTATCCTGCTAATGGCTGGTGTGGTTTGGCTTCTGGTTCACATAGTGTAAAAGCTAAGAATGCAGACGGATGTATTTCTGGTCCTACACAAATTGTAATACCAGTTCAACCTCCAACACCTTCGGCACCAACATTGGGTAAAGTAGACCCAACATGTACCGTTGCTACAGGTTGTGTAACCGTAACATCATCAACTGCAGGTTTGACCTTTAGTATCGATGATGGAGCATATGTTACCTATCCTGCTAATGGCTGGTGTGGTTTGGCTTCTGGTTCACATAGTGTAAAAGCTAAGAATGCAGACGGATGTATTTCTGGTCCTACACAAATTGTAATACCAGTTCAGCCTCCAACACCTTCGGCACCAACATTGGGTAAAGTAGACCCAACATGTACCGTTGCTACAGGTTGTGTAACCGTAACATCATCAACTGCAGGTTTGACCTTTAGTATTGATGATGGAGCATATGTTACCTATCCTGCTAATGGCTGGTGTGGTTTGGCTTCTGGTTCACATAGTGTAAAAGCTAAGAATGCAGCTGGTTGTATTTCTGGTCCTACACAAATTGTAATACCAGTTCAACCTCCAACACCAATATTGAATGTTACAAATCCTGTAGCAGTATGTTCACCATTAACAGTTGATTTGACTGTACCTGCAGTAACAGCTGGAAGTACTTTATATGGAGCAAGCTTAACTTATTGGACAAATGTTGAAGCAACGAATGCGTTATCAAATCCAAATATGGTCGACGCTTCAGGAATGTACTATATTAAAGCAACAACAACTGCAGGATGTTTTGATATCAAGCCAGTTGTGGTAACAATTGAAATTTGTGCTAAAGCCTTATGTACCTATACTCAAGGGTATTATGGTAACGCAGGAGGAACATCTTGTGCTGAGGGTATTTCCTATTCTACTAAAGGATTAATCGCAAAAGCGTTAGCTTCTTATGAAAATGGAACTATGTATATTGGTATAAAAGATGTACGCCATGTATCAATAATGAATAATGATACAGATATAAACGCACTTATTTCCGTAATGCCAGGTGGTGGTGGAAGTAGTATACTGCCAAGTAATCCTAATAGTGGATTGTTCTCTATCAGTAGTTTGCCAAATAGTATGTTGAAAAAAGGTAGAATTAATAATACCTTATTGGCTCAAACTATTGCTTTAGGTCTTAACATTGGAATCAATGGAGCTCTTGGTAATTTTGTATTGCAAGATGGAATCTTAGCAGTGGCAGTTCCAGACGGAGGTTGTGGAACGGATACAGCTAAAGCACGTACTTGTAATCCTGATGGAACAGTAAATAATGAGTATAAATATTATACCATTCCAGGTGCTGTTGTTACGGCTTTAGGAGCTAATCCTACTGTTCAAGGGGTATTTAATTTGGCTAACCAAGCGTTAGGAGGAGGTTCTACAAATGGACTTTCACTTTCACAAATTGCGGGTATGGCTGATTTAATCAACAATGCTTTTGATGAATGTAGAATTCCAGTAGGGTATGGTATTGCACCGTTAGTGTGTCCAGTACTAGTAACAACTACAGATTTAGCTGCAAAAACAGCTGATGTGGCTAGTTTTACTGCTTATCCAGTTCCTTTTAAAGATCAGTTAACGATCAAATATGATTTTGATTATGTTTCTGATGTGAAAATCGAGGTGTTTAATGCACAAAGTGAATTAGTGTTCTCTACTGTAGATGCTAAAAGTTATTTGAACAAAGAAGTTACAATAACTGTTGGTACGAATTCAGAACAAGAACAAGTTTATATTGTGAAATTGACTACAGACAGAGGAAGTAGTATCAAGAAAATAATGTCTTCTAATTAA
- a CDS encoding 3-oxoacyl-[acyl-carrier-protein] synthase III C-terminal domain-containing protein, translating to MKKIIISNFHPIQVGKLIDQAKLNQYTKFLYYHFQNLALQHGFHEPVSFMSISDQVDKYSVSKEGINSRQCIIFEEVEDFIDRIFEVASPNDYHFPKGFEVVGGHSSGPKIEIRMEWFKRKMRFVFDHFYDKNTSKPENLIHVTCSGYSSPSVAQEAVIGRDWGTVQVTHSYHMGCYGAFPAIRTASSLICASIVNGRSDVVHTELLSSHLNLTEFSPANTMICSLFADGFIGYSLYEEDSFFKDETIKEKKGLRILAAHEVIIPDSLEDMSWDLGEYNFLMTLSKRVPVFIRKNIKSFLTALCEKANVDLEKQKSEMHFAIHPGGPKIIDYVVGELGLLQEQASWSYEVLRMHGNMSSATIPHIFDKIINDPHIESGKKVVAMAFGPGLTATGLLLEKL from the coding sequence ATGAAGAAGATAATTATTTCAAATTTTCACCCTATTCAAGTCGGTAAATTAATCGATCAGGCGAAGCTTAACCAGTACACTAAGTTTTTATATTATCATTTTCAGAATCTTGCATTGCAGCACGGTTTTCACGAACCAGTTAGTTTTATGTCTATTTCTGATCAAGTAGATAAGTATTCGGTGTCAAAAGAAGGCATTAATAGCCGACAATGTATCATTTTTGAAGAAGTCGAAGACTTTATAGATAGGATATTTGAGGTCGCCTCTCCTAATGATTATCATTTTCCAAAAGGATTTGAGGTGGTAGGAGGTCATTCTTCAGGACCCAAAATTGAAATTCGGATGGAATGGTTCAAAAGAAAAATGAGATTTGTTTTCGATCATTTTTATGATAAAAACACATCAAAACCTGAAAACCTTATTCATGTTACTTGTTCAGGATATTCTTCTCCGAGTGTGGCTCAAGAAGCCGTAATAGGAAGAGATTGGGGAACGGTTCAAGTAACACATTCTTATCACATGGGCTGTTACGGTGCTTTTCCAGCCATTCGTACTGCCAGCAGTTTAATTTGTGCTAGTATTGTTAACGGTCGTTCAGATGTAGTTCACACAGAGTTGTTATCCTCGCATTTAAATTTAACTGAGTTTTCTCCAGCCAATACTATGATTTGTTCGCTCTTTGCAGACGGATTTATAGGCTATTCTCTATATGAAGAAGATTCCTTTTTTAAGGATGAAACGATCAAAGAAAAAAAAGGGTTACGAATTTTAGCGGCTCACGAAGTTATTATTCCAGATTCGTTGGAAGACATGTCTTGGGATTTAGGAGAATATAATTTTTTGATGACGCTTTCTAAAAGGGTACCTGTTTTTATCCGAAAAAATATAAAGTCATTTTTAACCGCTCTTTGTGAGAAAGCGAATGTAGATCTAGAAAAACAAAAGTCTGAAATGCATTTTGCAATTCATCCCGGAGGTCCTAAGATTATTGATTATGTAGTAGGGGAGTTGGGATTGTTACAAGAACAGGCGAGCTGGTCGTATGAGGTACTGAGGATGCATGGCAATATGTCTTCCGCTACAATTCCGCATATATTTGATAAAATCATAAACGATCCCCATATTGAATCAGGGAAAAAAGTGGTGGCAATGGCATTTGGCCCTGGACTTACTGCAACAGGACTTTTGTTGGAGAAACTATGA
- a CDS encoding DUF4197 domain-containing protein, with the protein MKKTFLIILTFSLTSCAELQQIANQLPQSSTTALDISGGLKEALNNGISKQVTKLTATDGFYKNAAVRILLPAELQKVDSGLRKVGLSSLADEGIKMLNRAAEDAVKEATPIFVSAIKNMTITDARGILMGNEFAATTYLQSSTSTALYSKFNPVVKNSFSKVGADKVWLNIITKYNSIPLVNKVNPDLNDYVTNQAMSGVFKMIAVEEKDIRTNISARTSVLLQRVFAIQDKK; encoded by the coding sequence ATGAAAAAAACATTCCTAATAATACTCACATTTTCTTTAACTAGCTGTGCTGAGTTACAGCAAATAGCCAATCAATTGCCTCAGTCTTCAACAACTGCTCTGGATATTTCAGGCGGACTAAAAGAAGCCTTAAATAATGGAATCAGCAAGCAAGTAACTAAATTAACTGCCACTGATGGTTTTTATAAAAATGCTGCTGTTAGAATATTACTTCCCGCAGAATTACAAAAGGTAGATTCTGGTTTACGAAAAGTAGGATTGAGTTCCCTTGCTGATGAAGGTATAAAAATGCTTAACAGAGCTGCTGAAGATGCAGTGAAAGAAGCAACTCCCATTTTTGTAAGTGCTATAAAGAACATGACTATAACTGACGCAAGAGGAATCTTAATGGGGAATGAATTTGCTGCGACTACTTATTTACAAAGTTCAACCTCAACGGCTTTATATTCTAAATTCAACCCTGTAGTAAAAAATTCATTTAGTAAAGTAGGTGCTGACAAAGTTTGGTTAAATATCATTACTAAATACAATAGTATTCCATTAGTAAACAAAGTAAACCCAGACTTGAATGATTATGTAACCAATCAAGCGATGAGCGGAGTTTTCAAGATGATTGCTGTAGAAGAAAAAGATATTAGAACGAATATTAGTGCCCGAACATCCGTTTTATTGCAGAGAGTTTTTGCAATACAAGATAAAAAATAA
- the purU gene encoding formyltetrahydrofolate deformylase, with the protein MQHFTLLIHCKDQKGIVAAVTNFILKVEGNIIYLDQHVVVEQNIFFMRLECELTNTTHTVASVKEDFSTSIATDFKMSWEFYNKDLKPKMAIFVSKYTHCLYDILGRYSSGELNVEIPLIISNHEDLRPIAEQFNIPFFHIPFTKDNKEEGEKRQIELLQEFNVNFIVLARYMQIITPKLIELYENKIINIHHSFLPAFPGAKPYHSAFKRGVKIIGATSHYVTEELDEGPIIDQDISRVSHVNSVDDFIMKGKDLERTVLARAIKLHSERKMMVYCNKTVVFY; encoded by the coding sequence ATGCAACATTTCACCCTACTGATTCACTGTAAAGACCAAAAAGGAATCGTCGCAGCAGTTACTAATTTTATTCTAAAAGTAGAAGGAAACATTATATATCTGGACCAGCACGTGGTGGTTGAACAAAATATATTCTTCATGCGATTAGAATGTGAACTCACAAACACAACCCACACTGTAGCCTCTGTAAAAGAAGATTTCAGTACTAGCATCGCTACCGACTTCAAGATGTCATGGGAATTTTACAACAAAGATTTAAAACCAAAAATGGCAATATTTGTATCTAAATATACGCATTGCTTGTATGATATTCTGGGTCGTTATAGCTCAGGAGAATTGAATGTGGAAATTCCTTTAATCATTAGTAATCATGAAGATTTAAGACCTATTGCGGAACAATTTAATATTCCCTTTTTCCATATACCTTTTACCAAAGATAACAAAGAGGAAGGTGAAAAAAGGCAAATCGAATTGCTTCAAGAATTCAATGTAAACTTTATTGTTTTGGCTCGCTACATGCAAATCATCACTCCAAAGTTAATTGAGTTATACGAGAATAAAATCATCAATATACATCATTCGTTTTTACCTGCTTTTCCTGGAGCAAAACCGTACCACTCCGCTTTTAAACGTGGTGTAAAAATCATTGGTGCTACTAGTCATTATGTAACTGAAGAATTAGATGAAGGTCCAATTATTGACCAAGATATTAGTCGTGTTTCACATGTTAATTCCGTCGATGATTTTATTATGAAAGGAAAAGATCTGGAACGTACAGTATTGGCTAGAGCTATCAAATTACATTCAGAAAGAAAAATGATGGTGTATTGCAATAAAACTGTTGTGTTTTACTAA
- a CDS encoding alpha/beta hydrolase gives MLNYTIYENSTTDQWVTFVHGAGGSSSIWFKQIRDFKKEFNLLLVDLRGHGASKAETHNNERYTFSFLAHDILEVLDAVKIKKSHFVGISLGTILVRQLAEEHPNRVQSMVLGGAILKLNFRSQVLIKLGDFFKYVLPYLILYRFFAFVIMPKKNHRQSRTLFVNEAKKMQQKEFLKWFKLTAEVNSLLKYFRETEVPIETLYIMGEQDYMFLPSVVNVVKNHSKSAKLIVIAQSGHVVNVEQAVLFNASVLSFLGNLK, from the coding sequence TTGCTAAACTATACTATATACGAGAACAGTACTACGGACCAATGGGTCACTTTTGTTCATGGTGCCGGGGGGAGTTCTTCCATTTGGTTTAAACAAATTAGAGATTTTAAAAAGGAATTTAATCTCTTATTAGTGGATTTGAGAGGACATGGGGCTTCAAAGGCTGAAACCCATAATAATGAACGCTATACTTTTTCATTTCTGGCTCATGATATTTTAGAAGTTTTAGATGCTGTTAAAATAAAAAAATCACATTTTGTGGGGATTTCTCTAGGGACTATTTTGGTGAGACAATTAGCCGAAGAACATCCAAATCGTGTTCAAAGCATGGTGCTGGGAGGAGCAATCTTAAAATTAAATTTTCGTTCTCAAGTGTTAATTAAATTAGGGGATTTCTTTAAATACGTCTTGCCTTATCTTATTTTGTACCGATTTTTTGCATTTGTAATTATGCCTAAAAAGAATCATAGACAATCTCGGACTTTGTTTGTCAATGAGGCTAAAAAAATGCAACAAAAAGAATTTTTAAAATGGTTTAAATTAACTGCTGAAGTAAATTCGCTTTTGAAATATTTCAGGGAAACGGAAGTGCCTATTGAAACACTTTATATCATGGGGGAACAAGATTATATGTTTTTGCCTTCAGTGGTTAATGTAGTAAAAAATCATTCTAAAAGTGCTAAACTCATAGTTATAGCTCAGTCTGGGCATGTTGTAAATGTAGAACAAGCAGTTTTGTTTAACGCATCGGTTCTTTCTTTTCTTGGGAATTTAAAATAA
- the mazG gene encoding nucleoside triphosphate pyrophosphohydrolase — protein sequence MNTREIQLQAFDRLLTIMDELREQCPWDKKQTLQSLRHLTIEETYELGDAILDNDLNEVKKELGDVLLHIVFYAKIGSETNDFDIADVCNEICDKLIHRHPHIYSDTVVADEEEVKQNWEKLKLKEGKKSVLEGVPKSLPALVKASRIQDKVKGVGFDWDEPHQVWDKVQEELQELQEEVKVGDQDKMEAEFGDVLFSMINYARFLNINPEDALERTNKKFIKRFQYLESKAGLLGKPLMDMTLAEMDVFWEEAKKL from the coding sequence ATGAATACAAGAGAAATCCAACTACAAGCCTTTGATCGATTATTGACTATTATGGACGAATTGCGCGAGCAATGTCCATGGGATAAAAAGCAAACATTACAAAGTTTAAGACACCTTACGATTGAAGAAACGTATGAATTGGGAGATGCTATTTTAGACAATGATTTGAACGAAGTCAAAAAAGAATTAGGAGATGTATTGTTACACATTGTTTTTTATGCAAAAATAGGAAGTGAGACAAACGATTTTGATATAGCCGATGTGTGTAATGAAATTTGTGATAAATTAATTCACCGCCATCCTCATATTTATAGTGATACTGTAGTTGCAGACGAAGAAGAAGTCAAGCAGAACTGGGAAAAGCTCAAATTGAAAGAAGGTAAAAAGTCGGTACTGGAAGGTGTACCTAAAAGTTTACCTGCTTTAGTGAAAGCGAGCCGAATACAAGATAAAGTAAAAGGAGTTGGGTTTGATTGGGACGAACCGCACCAAGTTTGGGATAAAGTGCAAGAAGAACTTCAGGAACTTCAAGAAGAGGTTAAAGTAGGCGATCAAGATAAAATGGAGGCCGAATTTGGTGATGTTTTATTCTCGATGATCAATTATGCTCGTTTTCTAAATATCAATCCAGAAGATGCTTTAGAAAGAACCAATAAAAAATTCATCAAACGCTTTCAATATCTAGAAAGTAAGGCAGGATTATTAGGAAAGCCATTAATGGACATGACACTGGCGGAGATGGATGTATTTTGGGAAGAAGCTAAGAAGCTTTAA